One genomic segment of Vibrio sp. SCSIO 43136 includes these proteins:
- the thiP gene encoding thiamine/thiamine pyrophosphate ABC transporter permease ThiP produces MNPIPKAGYFVSLLILLLVGGALSSLLSYAPSLNPMQVVSDPYYWHVTQFSFYQATLSMLLSVGFAIPVAHALSRVHFRGKGLLLKLFSSTLVLPVLVGVFGLLAIYGNSGLLNRYFGWSYSIYGLNGILLAHVFFNLPYASRLLLQALETIPAEQHKLAAHLGMNSWQKFRFVEWPRMRQQLPHVAGLVFMLCFTSFATVMALGGGPKSTTIELAIFQAIKYDFDLQAGAMLALWQMGLCAAIALGVQKLAAPLASSSGGTIRPISKPSFAQSVWNWGWIAVAILVVVPPLVSVVLAGLNSKVFDVLAQPRFWQAFSTSLSIAVSASVLALVCGFLVLLTSRAHRVRGKNGFADKLELSSTIILVTPGLVVSTGLFLLLREHVDVSEIGHWVVIIVNALMALPYVIKTLSQPMLHLLQQYQYLAASLGIRGVNHIRVIEWRALRRPICHALALAFMLSMGDLSAIALFGSQDLQTLPLYLFQLLGSYQMEAAAVVSLLLFSLSILSFTLIERLLKGDR; encoded by the coding sequence GTGAACCCCATCCCTAAAGCAGGCTATTTCGTTTCTCTGCTTATCCTGCTGCTGGTGGGAGGGGCATTATCATCTCTGCTTAGCTATGCTCCGTCGCTTAATCCGATGCAGGTAGTGAGCGATCCCTATTACTGGCACGTCACCCAGTTCAGTTTTTATCAAGCCACACTTTCGATGCTACTCAGCGTTGGTTTTGCCATCCCTGTGGCGCATGCCTTATCAAGAGTGCATTTTCGAGGCAAAGGGTTACTGCTCAAGCTTTTTTCATCGACTTTAGTGTTGCCAGTGTTGGTGGGCGTGTTTGGCTTACTGGCTATCTACGGTAATAGTGGGTTGCTCAACCGATATTTTGGCTGGTCATATTCTATCTATGGTTTGAATGGAATTTTGCTGGCGCACGTGTTTTTTAATCTGCCTTATGCTTCGAGATTATTGCTGCAAGCCCTAGAAACGATTCCTGCTGAGCAACACAAGTTGGCGGCTCATCTTGGTATGAACAGTTGGCAAAAGTTTCGCTTTGTTGAGTGGCCAAGAATGCGACAGCAATTGCCACATGTTGCGGGGCTGGTGTTTATGCTCTGTTTTACCAGTTTTGCTACCGTGATGGCGCTCGGTGGAGGGCCTAAGTCCACCACGATTGAGCTCGCGATTTTCCAAGCAATTAAATATGACTTCGACCTGCAAGCCGGGGCAATGTTAGCGTTATGGCAAATGGGGCTGTGCGCTGCGATTGCGCTTGGTGTTCAAAAACTAGCAGCCCCTTTAGCTAGCAGTAGTGGTGGCACTATACGCCCAATATCTAAGCCGAGTTTTGCTCAAAGTGTTTGGAACTGGGGCTGGATAGCCGTAGCTATCTTGGTCGTCGTACCCCCGTTGGTTTCTGTGGTGTTGGCTGGTCTCAACAGTAAGGTTTTTGACGTTTTGGCTCAGCCCCGTTTTTGGCAAGCTTTTTCGACCTCATTGAGTATTGCCGTCAGTGCTAGCGTGCTCGCCTTAGTGTGCGGTTTTTTAGTGCTTCTAACCAGTCGGGCCCATCGAGTTAGAGGGAAGAACGGCTTTGCAGATAAGTTGGAGCTAAGCAGCACCATTATCTTGGTCACACCGGGGCTAGTGGTGAGCACCGGACTGTTTTTGCTGCTAAGAGAGCATGTTGATGTCAGTGAGATTGGTCACTGGGTGGTAATTATTGTCAACGCTCTAATGGCATTGCCCTACGTGATAAAAACGCTCTCTCAACCTATGTTGCATTTATTGCAACAGTACCAATACCTTGCGGCAAGTTTAGGGATTCGAGGTGTTAATCATATTCGAGTGATAGAGTGGCGTGCGCTACGAAGGCCGATCTGCCATGCTTTGGCACTTGCATTTATGTTGTCGATGGGCGATCTGAGCGCCATTGCCCTGTTTGGCAGCCAAGATCTGCAAACTTTACCGCTCTACCTATTCCAACTGCTAGGCAGCTACCAGATGGAAGCTGCAGCAGTCGTGTCACTACTGCTGTTTAGCCTTAGTATCCTAAGTTTTACCCTGATTGAACGCCTGCTAAAAGGAGACCGTTAG
- a CDS encoding PhoH family protein, whose product MGDTDRKLFVLDTNILLHEPFAIYSFQEHDVVIPMTVLEELDRIKDSKRDVARDARVAIRALENLFHDATPDQISEGIPLNRDGKTSGTLSILADFELQETVRAFADKQGDNRILNGVIHLQAKRSPRDVVLVTKDINMRLRAKGAGVRFVEDYRTDQLIDDVQFLTKGFHQYPGNFWEGIEKVESKTMVGKTYHTITRDHLEATFINQYLIDEESDFAARVEDLDGDKAVIRDVGFERMMNRQAWDIRPKNAYQGMAMDALLDPDIDLVILTGAAGSGKTMLAMAAALEQTIERSMFDKIIVTRNTPDIGESIGFLPGTEEEKMLPWLAAVTDTLEALHKNDHCTEGSLKYICDKANIQFKSINFMRGRSIQNAFVLLDECQNLTASQIKTIITRCGEGTKIVCSGNLAQIDSPYLTPVTSGLTYMVERFKNFEGSANVHLNGVVRSRLAEFAEENL is encoded by the coding sequence ATGGGCGATACCGACCGAAAACTGTTTGTACTTGATACAAACATTCTGCTGCACGAACCTTTCGCAATTTACTCCTTCCAGGAACACGATGTGGTCATCCCGATGACCGTGCTTGAAGAACTCGACCGAATCAAAGACAGCAAACGCGATGTGGCGCGCGATGCTCGTGTGGCGATTCGCGCTTTAGAAAATCTGTTTCACGACGCCACACCAGACCAAATCTCAGAAGGTATTCCTCTCAATAGAGATGGCAAGACTAGCGGGACTCTTTCGATTCTTGCCGATTTTGAACTGCAGGAAACCGTACGTGCGTTCGCCGACAAACAAGGTGATAACCGCATTCTCAACGGCGTCATTCACCTTCAAGCCAAACGCTCACCGCGAGATGTGGTACTGGTCACCAAAGACATCAACATGCGATTGCGAGCCAAGGGAGCTGGGGTGCGTTTTGTCGAAGATTACCGCACTGACCAACTGATTGATGATGTTCAATTTCTCACCAAAGGATTTCATCAATATCCGGGCAATTTCTGGGAAGGCATTGAGAAAGTCGAGAGCAAAACCATGGTGGGCAAAACCTACCACACCATTACACGAGACCACTTAGAGGCCACTTTCATCAACCAATATTTGATCGATGAAGAGAGCGACTTTGCCGCACGAGTTGAAGATCTTGATGGTGATAAAGCGGTGATCCGAGACGTCGGTTTTGAGCGCATGATGAACCGCCAAGCGTGGGATATCAGGCCTAAAAATGCGTATCAAGGCATGGCGATGGATGCCCTGCTCGACCCTGATATCGATCTGGTGATCCTCACTGGCGCTGCAGGTAGCGGCAAAACCATGCTCGCCATGGCCGCCGCCTTGGAGCAAACGATCGAACGCAGCATGTTTGATAAGATCATTGTCACCCGCAACACACCCGATATTGGTGAATCGATCGGCTTCTTACCGGGAACCGAAGAAGAGAAAATGTTGCCTTGGCTGGCAGCAGTGACCGACACCCTTGAAGCTTTGCATAAAAATGATCACTGCACTGAAGGGTCACTTAAATACATCTGCGATAAAGCCAATATTCAATTCAAATCGATCAACTTCATGCGTGGTCGCTCGATTCAAAACGCCTTTGTGTTATTAGATGAGTGCCAAAACTTAACCGCTTCTCAAATCAAAACCATCATCACCCGCTGTGGTGAAGGCACCAAGATCGTCTGTTCAGGGAACTTGGCACAGATTGATTCGCCTTACTTAACCCCTGTGACTTCGGGACTGACGTATATGGTCGAGCGATTCAAAAACTTCGAAGGTAGTGCAAACGTGCACCTTAATGGGGTGGTTAGAAGTCGATTGGCGGAGTTTGCTGAGGAGAATTTGTAG
- the thiQ gene encoding thiamine ABC transporter ATP-binding protein encodes MTTPKLALNQVKYRYHNETFDFDLQVKSGNVLALMGPSGAGKSTLLALVAGFIEPELGEITANGQRVNGLAPHQRPVAMLFQEHNLFAHLSIKENIALGIHPGLNLSDKQWLQVETAAKQVGIDALLERLPEQVSGGQKQRAALARCLVQPFDILLLDEPFSALDPVIREEMLNLVKHLAKEQNLTVVMVTHHVSDAQAIASHFAYMQDGQVEEVGEIEALRSNHTNPNLAAFVKAGE; translated from the coding sequence ATGACGACGCCAAAATTGGCGCTAAATCAGGTTAAATACCGCTATCATAATGAAACTTTCGACTTTGATCTGCAGGTTAAATCCGGCAATGTGCTGGCACTGATGGGACCAAGTGGGGCAGGGAAGTCGACCTTGTTGGCATTGGTGGCGGGCTTTATTGAACCAGAGTTAGGGGAGATAACGGCCAACGGCCAGCGAGTTAACGGCCTTGCGCCTCATCAACGTCCGGTGGCTATGTTGTTTCAGGAGCATAACCTGTTTGCCCATCTGAGTATCAAAGAGAATATTGCTTTGGGTATTCACCCGGGGCTTAATCTGTCTGATAAGCAATGGTTGCAGGTGGAAACGGCGGCCAAACAAGTCGGAATTGATGCTCTACTAGAGCGTCTGCCAGAGCAGGTTTCAGGCGGTCAAAAACAGCGAGCGGCATTGGCACGATGCTTAGTGCAGCCATTTGATATCTTGTTATTGGATGAACCATTTTCAGCGCTTGACCCGGTAATCCGAGAGGAGATGCTCAATCTGGTTAAGCACCTTGCGAAAGAACAAAATTTGACGGTAGTTATGGTGACTCACCATGTAAGCGACGCCCAAGCCATCGCCAGCCACTTTGCCTATATGCAAGACGGGCAAGTGGAGGAGGTAGGGGAGATCGAAGCGCTGAGATCAAACCACACCAACCCAAACTTAGCCGCTTTCGTAAAAGCGGGAGAGTGA